The Carcharodon carcharias isolate sCarCar2 chromosome 15, sCarCar2.pri, whole genome shotgun sequence genome includes a window with the following:
- the camk2n1b gene encoding calcium/calmodulin-dependent protein kinase II inhibitor 1b → MKTLSRSQSELIPKPRLPLLLPLLLLLLSASAPCLHLDRRGEHAAMSEVLPYNEEKIAHYGHGDEVGQISFTCRLQDTNNFFGSGQNKRPPKLGQIGRSKRVVIEDDRIDDVLKNMTEKSSPGV, encoded by the exons ATGAAGACATTGAGCCGCAGTCAGAGTGAGCTCATCCCAAAGCCGCGGCTCCCGCTGCTGCTcccgctcctgctgctgcttctctctgCCTCAGCTCCTTGTTTACACTTGGATCGCCGAGGGGAACACGCCGCCATGTCGGAGGTCCTGCCTTACAATGAGGAAAAGATTGCGCACTATGGTCACGGAGATGAAGTGGGGCAAATCTCCTTCACCTGCCGCCTCCAGGACACCAATAACTTTTTCGGATCGGGGCAGAACAAGCGGCCCCCCAAACTGGGGCAGATCGGGAGAAGCAAACGGG TTGTTATCGAAGATGACAGAATTGATGACGTACTGAAAAATATGACAGAGAAGTCCTCTCCGGGTGTTTAA